The Euwallacea similis isolate ESF13 chromosome 12, ESF131.1, whole genome shotgun sequence region TCCATACCTTCACTTCCGTTACACCCTATGCTGTCCATTCCATTAGCTTTACTGCGTTCGTTACCTTACGCAGCATAATGGTCTGTTCCAGGTCGCTGGCTAGGCTTTACCTGTGTTGGATTTCCACCAACTGTATTCCAAGCGCTTTGCTTGGCGCACCCATGAACGTAACCTATTACATTACATATTACATCTGTTGCTCCATCAGCATGTGCATCAAATGCATAGAAAACTATAAATAgaattacaagaaaatttctcattgTTCTTTCAATAATCATGCCTGattgtttcttattttaataaaatttcagtaaatagcttttttcaaaaattatgcttAACCctatcaatatttatttattactgcCTTTTTAATACTATAATTAACTCAgttgatttttatcaaaatgcTAAACCATGGAACAATTCGAGAACTTTTACATCACCACGCCAGTATATTACGTAAACGATAAGCCGCATATTGGTCATGCATACACTTCTCTCTTGTGTGACGTGGTGGCAAGGTTCATGAAACTAGCTgggaaaaatgtcaaatttaccACCGGTACAGATGAACATGgacaaaaaatagaaaaagcaGCTAAAGCAAAGGAAATGCAGCCAAAAGAATTTACAGATGAAGTGAGCGTTTCATTTAAAGAATTAGCTAAGTTCATGAATTTTGAGTATGACGATTTTATTCGCACTACGGAGGAACGTCACAAAAAAGCAGTGGTAGCTTTATGGAATAGACTTGAAGAGAGAGGACAAATATATTTGGATTCCTATTCGGGTTGGTATTCAGTTCGTGATGAAGCATTTTATCAGGAGTCAGAGCTGATAGATGGCAAAGCACCAACAGGTGCTGAGGTCCAGTGGATAAAAGAAGAGAGTTACTTTTTTCGCTTATCAAACTGGCAAGAAAAATTACTGGAACTCTATAAAAATCAGCCAAGTTTTATCTTTTCTGAGAGCAGAAGAAATGAAGTGATATCGTTTGTAAGATCAGGGCTCATTGACCTCTCAATCTCTCGCACTAGTTTTAACTGGGGAATAAAAGTACCAGGTAATGACAAACACGTAATCTATGTCTGGATAGATGCATTAACCAACTATCTTACATCAATAGGTTTCCCTAGTACTGAAGGTGAGGAATATAAGAGGTTTTGGGCAGAACCAGAAACACAGattccagtgtcaagcactggaatgacaccaAACCAAGGGAAAACGCAGATTCCAGTGTCAAGCGCTGCAAACCTAGCTGACAACTCTTTCAACGTTCATGTAATCGGTAAAGACATATTGCGCTTTCATGCTGTATATTGGCCAGCGATTCTCCTTGCAGCAGACCTGCCACTGCCAAAACAAATTGCAGTTCATGGTTGGTGGTTGAACGAGGGAGAGAAAATATCCAAGTCCCTTGGTAATGTCATAGATCCAATTGGCCTCGCTCAAGAGTTTGGTGTTGATCAGCTACGCTATTTTCTCCTCAGGGAAGCAAGCTTCGGCCAAGATGGCAACTttagtaagaaaaatatgatcAGCCGGATAAATTCAGAACTGGCAAACAACATAGGCAATTTAGTACAAAgaacaatttcatttttacacaAGCAATGTTCTGGAATTGTACCAACAATCGATCAAAGCCTACTTAAAGGTGAAGAAAGTCTTCCAGGTTGCAAAGCTATACTCGATCAAGTGATGAATCACCTATCAAAGTATGAATTTAACCATATCATACTTCTAATCATCAACATCTCTTCTGAAGCAAATGCCTACATAGACAAAAGTGCACCTTGGACATTAAGCAAAACCGA contains the following coding sequences:
- the LOC136412382 gene encoding methionine--tRNA ligase-like translates to MEQFENFYITTPVYYVNDKPHIGHAYTSLLCDVVARFMKLAGKNVKFTTGTDEHGQKIEKAAKAKEMQPKEFTDEVSVSFKELAKFMNFEYDDFIRTTEERHKKAVVALWNRLEERGQIYLDSYSGWYSVRDEAFYQESELIDGKAPTGAEVQWIKEESYFFRLSNWQEKLLELYKNQPSFIFSESRRNEVISFVRSGLIDLSISRTSFNWGIKVPGNDKHVIYVWIDALTNYLTSIGFPSTEGEEYKRFWAVNVHVIGKDILRFHAVYWPAILLAADLPLPKQIAVHGWWLNEGEKISKSLGNVIDPIGLAQEFGVDQLRYFLLREASFGQDGNFSKKNMISRINSELANNIGNLVQRTISFLHKQCSGIVPTIDQSLLKGEESLPGCKAILDQVMNHLSKYEFNHIILLIINISSEANAYIDKSAPWTLSKTDRARMNLVIYKLLEYIRIIGILLQPIVPKSAEMILDQLQIPKEQQDLKSLCNACVSLGITLPKPTPVFLRVDAKEEK